CTATGAAAGTTAAATTAACAAGCTTtagtttttacatgtttaagactatatttttgttatcagactttgtatttatttaaatttgtcAAATCATCCACAAGATAAACAATCAAAACGCAGAATCGCCGTAATTTTTAGTCTAAATTAGCGTTCGTAATGGAAAgtgtgccctcttgtggtcatagTCAAAATAAACACCGTAAATTGTGGCTGTACTTCCGGtaactgtttcttcttcttttgaaaACACGCACTCGGTAGTCTCCGTCGCCATCTAGCGGACACATTGAAaactacaacaacacagaactGTCATGGCGGCGGCCAAACGGCTTATACGGTTTATTCAAAGGGTACTTAGATTCAGACACCGAAAGTTAATCAGAATGACGTTCCTCTTTGCAGCTGGTTGTTTTTAGCAGGCTAATTGTCGCTATAGCCTCATTAGCTGACGTTAGCTAAGTCATCAAACATGCAAAGTAACTTCTGCTCATTAAACACAAGCTAACTTTCTAAATTAGCGTTCGTAATGAAAAgtgtgccctcttgtggtcacaATGGGCAACTACTCAATTAGTAAAACTAGACGCTGTAACTCGAGGTGGCACTTCCGGTGatcaatttcaaaataaaattcaagCGTTTATGACCAAAATTTCGCTCTGTAGTTAATTCTGAGATTGATCCGAGCTCTTTCGCTGCAATGTTGAGTTTTTGTAAAGGTTTAGAGGTTTTTACTGCGGCTAAAGAATTTGTGGCTTTGTCCTTTTGGCTTGTACGTATTCATTATTAgatgttttattaaaattaacGGGTGATATATAAAGGTTTTAACTTCCGCAATCAGCAACGTGAGTCGCCCTCAGGTGGAAAAAATTaaagataaaacagaaaaaccatCATGGCGACCGCCACAGGTATGTAAAATGTTGCAGAAAGTTTGATGCtgatttgtttatattttatcgCTGCTTGGGTGAATTAAAAGGTAACACCATGTAGAAATGCTGCTGAGATGCACTTTTGAATGAATGCTCTTTTTAATTTTCCACTATTTGAAGGAATGCTCGATTGTAGCTAGCTAACGTGTGTAGCTGTAGGCATAATGTCAGAATTTCAGCTTTTTGACTTCTTTTTGTTCATTGGTTGATTTTACAAACTAAAAGAGAGTCTAAAGACATCAAGTGTGACATTTTACAACTATTATTCGACGGTTTGTTAGTATTGAACTAAATAAAGTTTAGTCTAAATTGATATAGTACACGgtctgccctcttgtggtcatagTCAAAATAAACCACCGTAAATTGTGGCGGTACTTCCGGtaactgtttcttcttcttttgaaaACACGcactcggtagtctcagtcgcCATCTATCGGACAAATTGAaaactacaacaacacacagaactgtCATGGCGGCGGCCACACGGCTCATATCAAGGTTGACGCTGGTCACCGGTGAGTTTCCACCGTTTATTCAAAGGGTACTTAAATTCAGACACCGAAAGTTAATCAGAATGACGTTCCTCTTTGCAGCTGGTTGTTTTTAGCAGGCTAATTGTCGCTATAGCCTCATTAGCTGACGTTAGCTAAGTCATCAAACATGCAAAGTAACTTCTGCTCATTAAACACAAGCTAACTTTGGCGTTTGTCTACAgtacattaaatcattttaactCGAGACTGTCGAACATGTTTGGGGCTTGAATGCAGTGATTGGACCGTGAAGTTAAACACGATGTgaacttgtgttttttgtgtctcctctctgtccacccAGGAGGAGGCAGTGGGATCGGACGTGCCGTGTGCCAGCGCTTTGCCTGTGAGGGTGCCTCTGTGGTGGTCGCTGACATCAGCGAGGAATCAGCCAATGAGACGATGCACAGCCTACAGGGAGACCACAGAGGACAGGCTCACATGGCGACTGTAGTGGATGTGTCTTCAAAAGAGAGTGTGAAGAAGCTGGTAACACAGATACAGGTGTTTAAAAGTCTGGTCTGCCTGtgttctcttctttctttccctccttcctcttcttacTGTTGtcgtctctctctgcagactcgTTACTTCCAgcctccatcagtgtgtgtgaacgcAGCAGGCATCACTCAGGACGAGTTCCTGCTCAACATGGAGGAGGAACAGTTTGACACAGTCATCGAAATTAACCTCAAGGTATGAAGCTCTAACCAGGCCTCACCTCCAAAGTTATTACATATAACAAAGTGTAAAAGATGGTGCTGCTGACTGAATGACGGATGACAGTGAAggaatttatttcattttgcacAATATGTTTTTCTCAGGGATCGTTCCTGGTGACTCAGGCTGTTGCTCAGGCTCTGGTGGCCTGTGGAGCGTCCAAAGGATCCATCGTTACTGTGGGCAGCATTGTGGGGAAGGTGAGACACTTGCATGTACACATACTGTCACTGCTCCTcatatttaatattaaataaagttCATGAGGTAACATTtaaaactcaaaaaaaaaaaaaaagaaaaagttctgctacatttaaaaaaacaaaacaaaaaaaaaacctgcagtgaTGCGTcccctctgtctgcaggtggGAAACCTGGGACAGGCAAACTACACAGCCTCTAAAGCCGGAGTTCAGGGTTTAACCAGGACGGCTGCCAAAGAGCTGAGCAGGTGAGACgaaactgctgcagacagacacacacacacacacacacactgaattatAATTGATTGAAAcctctttcctctttctcaCTGCAGGTTTGGGATTCGGTGTAACTGTGTGTTGCCAGGTTTTATATCGACTCCAATGACAGACAAAGTACCAGAGAAGGTCATTAGTAAGGTacagtgcgcacacacacacacagtttaagaTTTAGTAACACTTCATGCCAGGAATCAGGTCTGACACAAACTGCTGTTAAAAAATGTATCAGTAAGAGTTTGATATCAGTTTTGTTTGTTAGAGAACGGAATTAAAACCAAAAAATACTTCAGACATCAAAGATAAAACGTTTCCTCCCGGTATTGTTAAATCTATGTTCATTTAccttttaacatttttacaaGAAAGGCCTCCACAAACTGCTTTTTCACTGCAAGTTTGCACATCGTTAGAAATCCCGCAGCTGCTGAATGTTTGAGTCAGCACAGCCTTCTAGCTGCTCTGTGCACaatgtttgcctttttttttttttttaagaacccTTGTTAATGAAAGACATGCCATGGTTTTAACGACCCATGGTTATATTTTCTGACAAAACTGTACACATGATCCATTCAAGGACAGTCAGGAAgttcaaggtttcttctgtAATGAACAGATTGTGATTTATAAAATAGGAAGTGGAGGCAGCGTCCACCTGAAAAATATTTGCGTTTGTGTTTCAGATGAAGTCCTTTGTGCCTTTGGGAAGAATGGGCGAGCCTGAAGGTCAGTGAACACACACGTTAACCACCATTGCAGACCTTTATTCGTGGACTGTTTGCCGacatgctgctgttgtttctgttctcCAGAGGTCGCCGACGTCTGTGCCTTTCTAGCTTCAGATGACTCCCGATACATCACAGGAGCCAGTATTGAAGTGACAGGTACACGTTGTTCCTAAGTGTTTATTTACAAAAGTTACAAACATATATCTGACATTTAATGATCAAGTATTAAAAGGTGCATCTTTCTTTCTCAGGTGGACTTTTCATGGGATAAACAGCCAACGTGAGACTCATCTCTTCATGATTATGGGTCATTCCGTGTGAAATCGTCCAGGGCTGCCAGGTGACCCGCTCAGATATTCACTAATGTACATCGCTCAGTGTTATGGAGGCCTGTAAGTGGAACCACTTGCAAAATACAGCGCTTTGAAATTTTAGTAATTTCAGTCAGTCGATTTGCTTTCGGCCAAGTTTAAGTTTCCACTGCACGGCCTCCGTTGCATGTAGGAATCTGGTGTTTGCTACATAGGGCTAACTGTTTGCGTAGAATaagaaaatgtaatcaaatgtgTCTTATGTTGAATAGTTTGGGCGTGATCAATGCCTAAAAtaggcaaaaacacaacaatttgCCCAACTTCTACACATCACTGTTTTGTAAATATGCAACATGGAGAGTTTATATTTGGTACAATTATAGCGGTAATGTGTCTCTAGCAGGAAATACCCCCAGTATATTTATATCTTGCACAGAAATGCCACAGGAGGTATTTTCCCATGTCaacttttatgatttttttgtgtggtaACATTTTCCTATATTTACctgcatgtaaaaaaatatgaaaaaatgttaccacacaaaaaaagcataaCTTAAAAACTACGCTTAGCACCAAACCCATATTCATGCCGCATCATGCTGACACATGCGAGATCACGCCGTACAAATATGAAGGAGCTGGATTACTGGAAACATGGTCAAATGCGGCTTTGAAGATGGcacgttttaaaaaaaataaataaatcataaaagTCGACATGGGAAAATACCTCCTGTGGCATTTCTGTGCAAGATATAAATATACTGCTGGTATTTTCTGGTAGAGACACATTACAGCTATAATTGTACCAAATATAAACTCTCCATCTTGCATGTTTACAGAACAGTGATGTATAGAAGTTGGACAAATTTTTGCGTTTTTTGGTTTTCGGCCATTTTTAGGCATTGATCACACCCAAACTATTCAACATAAGAcacatttgattacattttcttATTCTACGCGAAAAGTTAGCCCTATGTAGCAAACACCAGATTCCTACATGCAACAGAGGCCGTGCAGTGAAAGCTCAAACTTGGGCAAAAGCAAATCGACCAAACAGTAAGAAAAATGACTAAAATTTCAAAGCACTGTTTTTGCAAGTGGTTCCACTTACAGGCCTCCATAACATTAAgtgatgtacatcagtgaatttttttttgaaaattcTCTGAGAGGGTCATCCGGCTGATGTGCCTGAAGCTGGACGAGAGAATGACCCATGTCAAAAGGTTTTGGTGCTTTCTGACTGAGTACTGATTAGTATGTTTTGTAAATCCAGCAGTGATCATCTACTGTACAGTGTAAAGACACTTTTTATGGCACTAAATGTGAATAATTCTGTTGAATAGAATGTTGAATGTACAACATGAAAAATGTCTAGTTGCATAAGTGAATCTGGGGCCACATTCTTCAAGACTCCAAGTACTAGGAGCTGTGTTTTAAATTAGGATCAGATCCTGTAAAGCTGCAAAGAGCTTTTAAGATAAAGGTTTCTGCAGCATTCACGTCTGGAATTCCTCCTAATAACCTCATAAACATCCACAGGTCTTGACCACCATGTTGCGATGCTTTTTGAGGATGACGTTGTTGTTGTCGTCGTAGAACAGGACAGAGATGGGGCTGAGCTTTGTGGGTGCGCAGCAGGCTTTAGGGACCTCATCGGGTTTCAGGAGGTGGACCTGCCATAGCAGAGAGTGACACATGTAACACCTGgacacacataaatatacagAAAAGTGAGGCGTACTGACCACTTGCTGGATGAGGGCGTGGTTGGTGGCATTCATGCAGGAGCCCAAAGGATAGAAGCACTCTCCATCACAGTAGTACGCCGAGTATCCAGTTGGAGCCAGAACCCAGTCCTGAACAGAACGTATCATTAAGTATTGGCTTAGCTTCAGCTTAGACTGAATATATGAGAGGATGTTCACCAACCTTCCATCCTAAATCACTGAAGCTGACGTAGAGCTCGTGTTTTTTACAGGGCTGACCCCCATTATTAACAGGACTCCGACCTGAAACGAGATGGAAACAAATGATCAAATTATCTAGATACAAGAAAGTGATCCATTGATTTACAGGACAGCCGCCTCTTCATGACATAATTCTCACACTTTTCTTAATAAATCACATGAAATTCACTTAAATAACAAGGAATCAGTGTAGCTGTAATCCCTTAAAGGGGGCGTCTGGGACCTAACTGTGGATGCTGGGGACAGGGAGGTCATATTTGGATTTCTTCCTGCGTGGTTGCTGCTTCGCGGCTCGTGGCGGCCGGCAGGGGACCTGACTCTCCCTGAAGAAGGTCACCATGAAGGGCTGTTTGGAGCGAGGCCCTCGGCGACCCACCAACCCAATCCAGCCTGCGGACAAGGACCGATCTGAGCGAGAGGACACGGGACACAGTCAGAACAAACAAAGCAGTCTGTGGT
This region of Parambassis ranga chromosome 2, fParRan2.1, whole genome shotgun sequence genomic DNA includes:
- the hsd17b8 gene encoding (3R)-3-hydroxyacyl-CoA dehydrogenase: MAAATRLISRLTLVTGGGSGIGRAVCQRFACEGASVVVADISEESANETMHSLQGDHRGQAHMATVVDVSSKESVKKLVTQIQTRYFQPPSVCVNAAGITQDEFLLNMEEEQFDTVIEINLKGSFLVTQAVAQALVACGASKGSIVTVGSIVGKVGNLGQANYTASKAGVQGLTRTAAKELSRFGIRCNCVLPGFISTPMTDKVPEKVISKMKSFVPLGRMGEPEEVADVCAFLASDDSRYITGASIEVTGGLFMG